The Denticeps clupeoides chromosome 5, fDenClu1.1, whole genome shotgun sequence genome includes a region encoding these proteins:
- the vldlr gene encoding very low-density lipoprotein receptor isoform X1, producing the protein MVPSVLGFLVLTICLQQRGSVRGTRTECEPSQFQCGNGRCIPSIWQCDGDEDCSDGSDENTCVRKTCAEVDFVCQNGQCVPKRWHCDGEPDCEDGSDERAEVCHTRTCRVNEFSCGARSSQCIPVFWKCDGEKDCDNGEDETNCVNITCAPLEFTCASGRCVSSNFVCNGEDDCGDGSDEQGCPPSSCGPSEFQCGNSSCIPASWVCDDDVDCQDQSDELPQRCGRHPTPPAKCSSSDMQCSSGECIHRKWRCDGDTDCKDGSDEKNCPARTCRPDQFKCDYGICIHGSRQCNGVRDCADGTDELNCKNLTQCNGPDRFKCRSGECIDISKVCNKARDCPDWSDEPIKECNFNECLLNNGGCSHICRDLVIGYECDCTPGLQLIDRKTCGDINECLNPGICSQICINLKGGYKCECHSGYQMDPTTGVCKAVGKEPCLIFTNRRDIRKLGLERREYTQIVEQLRNTVALDADFTQQRIFWADLGQKAIFSTLLDKREGVSSHTRVIDNVQMPVGIAVDWIYKNIYWSDLGSKTIAVANFNGTKKKVLFDGGLKEPASVAVDPLSGFLYWSDWGEPAKIEKSGMNGVDRQVLVETDIQWPNGITLDLIKSRLYWVDSKLHMLCSVDLNGDNRRKVLQSHSYLAHPFALTVFEDRVFWTDGENEAIYGANKFTGSDVTVLASNLNDPQDIIVYHELIQLSGTDWCNEKVKNGGCSYLCLPAPQINKHSPKYTCACPDGWSLDSDGHQCTKVVTAAEDDGKVQTHPTQPQEGNVSTSIHRVSSTAKGSAAAWTILPILLLAMAAAGGYLTWRNWQLKNKKSMNFDNPVYLKTTEEDLNIDISRHASVGHTYPAISVVSTDDDLS; encoded by the exons ATGGTCCCGTCTGTCCTGGGCTTTCTGGTCCTGACGATATGTCTGCAGCAGCGCGGCTCTGTTCGAG GAACACGGACAGAGTGTGAGCCTTCCCAGTTCCAGTGTGGCAATGGCCGCTGCATTCCCTCCATCTGGCAGTGTGACGGCGATGAGGATTGTTCTGACGGTAGTGATGAAAACACCTGTG TGAGGAAGACGTGTGCAGAGGTGGACTTTGTTTGCCAGAATGGACAGTGTGTCCCTAAGAGGTGGCACTGTGATGGCGAGCCAGACTGTGAGGACGGCTCTGATGAGCGGGCTGAGGTTTGCC ACACGCGGACGTGTCGCGTGAACGAGTTCAGCTGTGGCGCCAGGTCATCTCAGTGCATCCCTGTTTTCTGGAAGTGTGATGGAGAGAAGGACTGCGATAACGGGGAGGACGAGACAAACTGTG TCAACATCACATGCGCTCCTCTGGAGTTCACGTGCGCCAGCGGCCGCTGCGTCTCCAGCAACTTCGTCTGCAACGGCGAAGACGATTGCGGCGACGGCAGCGACGAGCAGGGCTGCCCGCCCTCCTCCTGCGGCCCCAGCGAGTTCCAGTGTGGGAATTCCAGCTGCATCCCGGCCAGCTGGGTTTGTGACGATGACGTCGACTGCCAGGACCAATCAGACGAGTTGCCCCAGCGCTGTGGCCGACACCCCACGCCTCCAGCTAAGTGCTCGTCCAGCGACATGCAGTGCAGTTCGGGAGAGTGCATCCACCGCAAGTGGCGCTGTGACGGGGACACAGACTGTAAAGATGGTAGCGATGAGAAGAACTGCC CTGCACGGACCTGCAGACCAGATCAGTTCAAGTGTGATTATGGTATCTGTATCCATGGCAGCCGGCAGTGCAATGGCGTCCGTGACTGTGCGGATGGCACCGATGAACTCAACTGCAAAAACT TGACCCAGTGTAACGGCCCCGACCGCTTCAAGTGTCGAAGCGGAGAGTGCATCGACATCAGCAAGGTATGCAACAAGGCGCGAGACTGTCCGGACTGGAGTGATGAGCCAATCAAGGAGTGCA ATTTTAATGAGTGCCTGTTGAACAATGGTGGCTGCTCCCATATCTGCCGAGACCTGGTGATTGGTTACGAGTGTGACTGCACTCCGGGACTGCAGTTGATTGATCGCAAGACCTGTGGGG ACATAAATGAGTGCCTGAACCCTGGCATCTGCAGCCAGATCTGCATCAACCTGAAGGGAGGCTACAAGTGCGAATGTCACAGTGGCTACCAGATGGACCCCACCACtggagtgtgtaaagcagtcg GAAAGGAGCCCTGTCTGATTTTCACAAACCGCAGGGACATACGTAAGCTGGGGTTGGAGAGACGTGAGTACACCCAGATTGTGGAGCAACTGCGGAACACTGTAGCCCTGGATGCAGACTTTACCCAGCAGAGAATCTTTTGGGCTGATCTGGGTCAGAAAGCAATCTTCAG TACTTTGCTTGATAAGAGGGAGGGTGTGTCCAGTCACACCCGTGTGATTGACAACGTCCAGATGCCTGTGGGCATAGCTGTAGACTGGATTTATAAAAATATCTACTGGTCAGACCTTGGCAGCAAAACCATAGCAGTGGCAAACTTCAATGGCACCAAGAAGAAGGTTCTATTTGATGGCGGGTTGAAGGAGCCGGCATCAGTCGCTGTGGACCCACTCTCAGG GTTCTTGTATTGGTCTGACTGGGGTGAGCCAGCCAAGATCGAGAAGTCTGGAATGAATGGAGTTGACAGGCAAGTTTTGGTTGAGACTGATATTCAGTGGCCCAATGGAATCACTTTAG ATCTTATCAAGAGCAGACTTTACTGGGTGGACTCCAAACTGCACATGCTCTGTAGTGTGGACCTGAATGGCGACAACCGCAGGAAAGTTCTTCAGTCTCACAGTTACCTGGCCCACCCATTCGCTCTTACCGTTTTTGAG GATCGGGTGTTTTGGACTGATGGGGAAAATGAAGCCATTTATGGAGCAAATAAATTCACGGGTTCTGACGTCACGGTCTTGGCCAGTAATCTGAATGACCCTCAGGACATCATTGTTTATCACGAGCTGATTCAGCTCTCAG GAACAGACTGGTGTAATGAGAAGGTGAAGAATGGAGGCTGCTCCTACCTGTGCCTCCCTGCCCCGCAAATCAACAAACACTCTCCAAAATACACCTGTGCCTGCCCTGATGGGTGGAGCTTGGACTCCGATGGTCATCAGTGTACAAAAG TGGTCACTGCTgcagaggatgatgggaaagTGCAAACACACCCCACTCAGCCTCAAG AGGGGAATGTCAGCACATCCATACACAGGGTCTCTTCTACTGCCAAAGGTTCAGCTGCAGCCTGGACTATTCTCCCCATCT TGCTACTGGCTATGGCAGCAGCTGGAGGCTACCTCACCTGGAGAAACTGGCAACTAAAGAACAAGAAGAGCATGAATTTTGACAATCCTGTCTACCTGAAAACCACAGAGGAGGACCTCAACATCGACATCAGCCGACATGCATCCGTGGGGCACACATACCCAGCA ATATCTGTGGTGAGCACAGATGACGACCTGTCATAA
- the vldlr gene encoding very low-density lipoprotein receptor isoform X2 yields MVPSVLGFLVLTICLQQRGSVRGTRTECEPSQFQCGNGRCIPSIWQCDGDEDCSDGSDENTCVRKTCAEVDFVCQNGQCVPKRWHCDGEPDCEDGSDERAEVCHTRTCRVNEFSCGARSSQCIPVFWKCDGEKDCDNGEDETNCVNITCAPLEFTCASGRCVSSNFVCNGEDDCGDGSDEQGCPPSSCGPSEFQCGNSSCIPASWVCDDDVDCQDQSDELPQRCGRHPTPPAKCSSSDMQCSSGECIHRKWRCDGDTDCKDGSDEKNCPARTCRPDQFKCDYGICIHGSRQCNGVRDCADGTDELNCKNLTQCNGPDRFKCRSGECIDISKVCNKARDCPDWSDEPIKECNFNECLLNNGGCSHICRDLVIGYECDCTPGLQLIDRKTCGDINECLNPGICSQICINLKGGYKCECHSGYQMDPTTGVCKAVGKEPCLIFTNRRDIRKLGLERREYTQIVEQLRNTVALDADFTQQRIFWADLGQKAIFSTLLDKREGVSSHTRVIDNVQMPVGIAVDWIYKNIYWSDLGSKTIAVANFNGTKKKVLFDGGLKEPASVAVDPLSGFLYWSDWGEPAKIEKSGMNGVDRQVLVETDIQWPNGITLDLIKSRLYWVDSKLHMLCSVDLNGDNRRKVLQSHSYLAHPFALTVFEDRVFWTDGENEAIYGANKFTGSDVTVLASNLNDPQDIIVYHELIQLSGTDWCNEKVKNGGCSYLCLPAPQINKHSPKYTCACPDGWSLDSDGHQCTKEGNVSTSIHRVSSTAKGSAAAWTILPILLLAMAAAGGYLTWRNWQLKNKKSMNFDNPVYLKTTEEDLNIDISRHASVGHTYPAISVVSTDDDLS; encoded by the exons ATGGTCCCGTCTGTCCTGGGCTTTCTGGTCCTGACGATATGTCTGCAGCAGCGCGGCTCTGTTCGAG GAACACGGACAGAGTGTGAGCCTTCCCAGTTCCAGTGTGGCAATGGCCGCTGCATTCCCTCCATCTGGCAGTGTGACGGCGATGAGGATTGTTCTGACGGTAGTGATGAAAACACCTGTG TGAGGAAGACGTGTGCAGAGGTGGACTTTGTTTGCCAGAATGGACAGTGTGTCCCTAAGAGGTGGCACTGTGATGGCGAGCCAGACTGTGAGGACGGCTCTGATGAGCGGGCTGAGGTTTGCC ACACGCGGACGTGTCGCGTGAACGAGTTCAGCTGTGGCGCCAGGTCATCTCAGTGCATCCCTGTTTTCTGGAAGTGTGATGGAGAGAAGGACTGCGATAACGGGGAGGACGAGACAAACTGTG TCAACATCACATGCGCTCCTCTGGAGTTCACGTGCGCCAGCGGCCGCTGCGTCTCCAGCAACTTCGTCTGCAACGGCGAAGACGATTGCGGCGACGGCAGCGACGAGCAGGGCTGCCCGCCCTCCTCCTGCGGCCCCAGCGAGTTCCAGTGTGGGAATTCCAGCTGCATCCCGGCCAGCTGGGTTTGTGACGATGACGTCGACTGCCAGGACCAATCAGACGAGTTGCCCCAGCGCTGTGGCCGACACCCCACGCCTCCAGCTAAGTGCTCGTCCAGCGACATGCAGTGCAGTTCGGGAGAGTGCATCCACCGCAAGTGGCGCTGTGACGGGGACACAGACTGTAAAGATGGTAGCGATGAGAAGAACTGCC CTGCACGGACCTGCAGACCAGATCAGTTCAAGTGTGATTATGGTATCTGTATCCATGGCAGCCGGCAGTGCAATGGCGTCCGTGACTGTGCGGATGGCACCGATGAACTCAACTGCAAAAACT TGACCCAGTGTAACGGCCCCGACCGCTTCAAGTGTCGAAGCGGAGAGTGCATCGACATCAGCAAGGTATGCAACAAGGCGCGAGACTGTCCGGACTGGAGTGATGAGCCAATCAAGGAGTGCA ATTTTAATGAGTGCCTGTTGAACAATGGTGGCTGCTCCCATATCTGCCGAGACCTGGTGATTGGTTACGAGTGTGACTGCACTCCGGGACTGCAGTTGATTGATCGCAAGACCTGTGGGG ACATAAATGAGTGCCTGAACCCTGGCATCTGCAGCCAGATCTGCATCAACCTGAAGGGAGGCTACAAGTGCGAATGTCACAGTGGCTACCAGATGGACCCCACCACtggagtgtgtaaagcagtcg GAAAGGAGCCCTGTCTGATTTTCACAAACCGCAGGGACATACGTAAGCTGGGGTTGGAGAGACGTGAGTACACCCAGATTGTGGAGCAACTGCGGAACACTGTAGCCCTGGATGCAGACTTTACCCAGCAGAGAATCTTTTGGGCTGATCTGGGTCAGAAAGCAATCTTCAG TACTTTGCTTGATAAGAGGGAGGGTGTGTCCAGTCACACCCGTGTGATTGACAACGTCCAGATGCCTGTGGGCATAGCTGTAGACTGGATTTATAAAAATATCTACTGGTCAGACCTTGGCAGCAAAACCATAGCAGTGGCAAACTTCAATGGCACCAAGAAGAAGGTTCTATTTGATGGCGGGTTGAAGGAGCCGGCATCAGTCGCTGTGGACCCACTCTCAGG GTTCTTGTATTGGTCTGACTGGGGTGAGCCAGCCAAGATCGAGAAGTCTGGAATGAATGGAGTTGACAGGCAAGTTTTGGTTGAGACTGATATTCAGTGGCCCAATGGAATCACTTTAG ATCTTATCAAGAGCAGACTTTACTGGGTGGACTCCAAACTGCACATGCTCTGTAGTGTGGACCTGAATGGCGACAACCGCAGGAAAGTTCTTCAGTCTCACAGTTACCTGGCCCACCCATTCGCTCTTACCGTTTTTGAG GATCGGGTGTTTTGGACTGATGGGGAAAATGAAGCCATTTATGGAGCAAATAAATTCACGGGTTCTGACGTCACGGTCTTGGCCAGTAATCTGAATGACCCTCAGGACATCATTGTTTATCACGAGCTGATTCAGCTCTCAG GAACAGACTGGTGTAATGAGAAGGTGAAGAATGGAGGCTGCTCCTACCTGTGCCTCCCTGCCCCGCAAATCAACAAACACTCTCCAAAATACACCTGTGCCTGCCCTGATGGGTGGAGCTTGGACTCCGATGGTCATCAGTGTACAAAAG AGGGGAATGTCAGCACATCCATACACAGGGTCTCTTCTACTGCCAAAGGTTCAGCTGCAGCCTGGACTATTCTCCCCATCT TGCTACTGGCTATGGCAGCAGCTGGAGGCTACCTCACCTGGAGAAACTGGCAACTAAAGAACAAGAAGAGCATGAATTTTGACAATCCTGTCTACCTGAAAACCACAGAGGAGGACCTCAACATCGACATCAGCCGACATGCATCCGTGGGGCACACATACCCAGCA ATATCTGTGGTGAGCACAGATGACGACCTGTCATAA
- the kcnv2a gene encoding potassium voltage-gated channel subfamily V member 2, producing MFKLKSRRQSLFPNYKLGGPGPTAKDPEEDELPLAQCWVKPWNSMQELSRDIYDIYAEYDDEDDDKLLSTPMRQGSPTKNYMLNINVGGKVYQISYRVAAKYPKTRIGRLATYTDHSRKLDLCDDYTVQNNEFFFDRDPDIFHNIFNFYRTGVLWIKDELCPRNFLEEINYWGVRIKNTHRCCRISFEERQDELNEQLKVQRELQAEVEMEENEELFQDMAFGYSRRIIWNLMEKPFSSVTAKLMAVASSFFVLVSLVAMTLNTVEEMQYTTPTGQLSGRTYGEYVETFCIAFFTMEYLLRLVSTPDLKRFGKSMLNAVDLIAILPLYLQVVLEYFEDEDQAKHSDIETVGRVGKLGQVLRIMRLMRIFRILKLARHSTGLRAFGFTLRQCYQQVGCLFLFIAMGIFTFSAMVYTVEHDVHQTNFTSIPHAWWWAAVSISTVGYGDMFPETHLGRLFAFACISFGIILNGMPISILYNKFSDYYSKLKSHEYTSTLKARGKVRFAKRAVKKMAVCCEDAMK from the exons ATGTTCAAGCTGAAGAGCAGAAGACAAAGCCTCTTCCCCAACTACAAACTTGGGGGGCCAGGTCCCACCGCTAAGGACCCAGAGGAAGATGAGTTGCCGTTGGCTCAGTGCTGGGTAAAACCATGGAACTCCATGCAAGAACTCAGTCGGGACATTTATGACATCTATGCTGAgtatgatgatgaggatgatgacaAACTGTTGTCCACTCCAATGAGACAAGGCTCTCCTACTAAGAATTACATGCTCAACATCAATGTCGGTGGGAAGGTCTACCAAATCTCATACAGGGTTGCTGCAAAGTACCCAAAAACCCGAATTGGTAGACTGGCCACATACACGGACCACAGCAGGAAACTGGACCTGTGTGATGACTACACAGTCCAAAACAACGAGTTCTTCTTTGACAGGGATCCTGATATTTTCcacaacatttttaatttttaccgGACTGGTGTTCTTTGGATCAAGGATGAGTTGTGTCCTCGCAACTTCTTGGAGGAGATCAACTACTGGGGTGTTAGGATCAAAAACACCCACCGCTGCTGCCGCATATCATTTGAAGAGCGGCAGGATGAGTTGAACGAACAGCTGAAAGTGCAGCGTGAGCTTCAGGcagaggtggagatggaggaaAATGAGGAGCTCTTCCAGGACATGGCCTTTGGATACTCACGGCGCATTATCTGGAACCTGATGGAGAAGCCATTCTCCTCGGTCACAGCTAAGCTTATGGCCGTGGCCTCCAGCTTCTTTGTGTTGGTGTCGCTGGTGGCCATGACCCTGAACACTGTGGAGGAGATGCAGTACACCACCCCCACTGGTCAGTTGAGTGGGCGGACATATGGAGAGTACGTGGAGACCTTCTGCATAGCATTTTTCACCATGGAATACCTGCTCCGCCTGGTCTCCACTCCAGACCTGAAGCGCTTCGGGAAGAGCATGCTGAACGCTGTGGACCTCATTGCCATTCTGCCCCTCTACCTGCAGGTTGTCCTTGAGTACTTTGAGGATGAGGACCAAGCCAAACACAGTGACATTGAAACAGTTGGACGTGTGGGGAAGCTGGGCCAGGTGCTGAGGATCATGCGTCTGATGCGTATCTTCCGCATCCTGAAACTGGCGCGCCACTCCACTGGCCTTCGCGCCTTTGGCTTCACGCTGAGGCAGTGCTACCAGCAGGTGGGctgcctcttcctcttcattgCCATGGGTATCTTCACCTTCTCAGCAATGGTGTACACAGTGGAGCATGATGTTCACCAGACCAACTTCACTAGCATCCCTCATGCCTGGTGGTGGGCAGCT GTCAGCATCTCCACAGTTGGCTACGGTGACATGTTTCCAGAAACTCACCTGGGTCGATTGTTTGCCTTTGCCTGCATTTCATTTGGAATCATTCTGAACGGAATGCCCATCTCCATCCTTTACAACAAGTTCTCTGACTACTACAGCAAGCTCAAGTCCCATGAGTACACCTCCACACTGAAAGCCCGGGGGAAAGTCCGCTTTGCCAAGCGAGCAGTCAAGAAGATGGCTGTGTGCTGTGAAGATGCTATGAAGTAA